The Rhodothermus profundi genome segment TGGGCAGGTGTTCAGGAGGTGGCGTGGGCATTGGTCGCAGCAGGTACCAGAGTCCCAGGCCGATTCCTATCGCTACAGCGACGCCGCCTGCCCACACTTTCCAGGAAGCAGGCCGCTCCATTCGCTCCAGGCCTCCGGGTGCGGCTACCAGGGGCAGCGGCGCCTGGGGCTGCCTGGCTGTTGCGCGATCGGTAGCCGCTTCGGATGGTGGCTCGGCGGCAACGGCACCGGCCTCTGGCTCTGGTTCCGGGAGCGGATCTTCCCCTAGAAATTGCACCGCTAGTTGATTACGATACCGTCCTTCAAAGGCCAGCTCCAGGGCTTCAAGCACCGGACTGGCCTCTATGCCGATGGCGTTCGCGTAGGTTCGGACAAAAGAGCGCAGATAGACGGGATTATACCGTTCGTGATCATAGAGCGCGGTGCGTTCGAAGTGCTGCAGTAACTCCAGCGCGATCTTGGTCTCCTGATGAATGTCCTCCAGTGAGCGCTTCCGCTTTTTACGGATGCGCTGCAGGTCATGCGCCAGGCGGCGCATGCTTTCTGACACAGCCTGTTCACCCATGGTGAGGCGCTTTTAACAAACTACATGTGGATTAATCCATCATTGGACCTTGTCGATTATGCTGGGTTTCGTTATGCAGTGGGTACGGCTGCGCGAGGCGGCACCGGATGTCCTCGTCCGTTTTCCAGCGCGGCCTGATAGCGGTAGCGTCCCAGCATTCGGTACAGGTACTGCTGGGCATAGTCGTAGCCGCGTAGCGCCACCGTCATGGTATAGTTGAGCACTCGGGTGGTCCAGAGCTTAAAGAGTAATTCTTCCCAATCCGGATCGCCCAGTTGAAAATGTTCGAGCAATATGTGATAGGTAGCCGCCCAGGCCATCTCGTCCATGAAATTGAAAACGGGGCGACGCTGGCAGGTGCGCAGGCCTTCCCGCACGGACGTCGTGAAATAGTCCAGCAGTTCCACCTGCCGCGGAGTCCAGTGCTGCATGAGACGGTGCAGCGTCGCCTCTATGTCGTAGCCAACGCGCTCAGCAATCTGGACAGGCACGCGATGCGGATGCTCCAGGCGGTGAATGGCCGGCTGGCCCACCACTTCATGCTGCAGATATTGGATGGCTGCAAAACACTCCACCAGCATGGTGCGCAGGTCATCCAGCCCGCCG includes the following:
- a CDS encoding helix-turn-helix domain-containing protein, with the protein product MGEQAVSESMRRLAHDLQRIRKKRKRSLEDIHQETKIALELLQHFERTALYDHERYNPVYLRSFVRTYANAIGIEASPVLEALELAFEGRYRNQLAVQFLGEDPLPEPEPEAGAVAAEPPSEAATDRATARQPQAPLPLVAAPGGLERMERPASWKVWAGGVAVAIGIGLGLWYLLRPMPTPPPEHLPIDTAVASAPDTVISAEGASAQAPVLGDTITATVIAAFDKVDPIRIRVDRDLRRPYWIEQGDSMRFRFTERIILENQLDDIQLLLNGYPYPTDQRDAQGRIVITRAQLQAYLDSLARSPR